The following are from one region of the Camelus dromedarius isolate mCamDro1 chromosome 16, mCamDro1.pat, whole genome shotgun sequence genome:
- the SLC46A1 gene encoding proton-coupled folate transporter: MEGRADSRGEPRAWLSGSVLGRCCVEPLVFFANFALVLQDPVTTQYLWHRFSADLGYNGTRERGSCSNHTVDPTAQEVETLTSHWTLYMNVGGFLVGLFSSTLLGAWSDCVGRRPLLVLASFGLLLNNLVSIFVVHLQLHVGYFVLGRILCALLGDFSGLLAAGFASVADVSCSRTRTIRMALLEACIGVAGMLASLVGGHWLQEQGYANPFWLALALLITMTLYAAFCFGETVKEPTPARLFTLRHHRSIVQLYVAQAPEKSRKHLALYSLAVFVVITVHIGAQDILTLYEMSTPLCWDSRLIGYGSAAQQLPYLSSLLGLWLLQYCLDDTWVAEIGLAFNILGMVVFAFATITPLMFTGYGLLFMSLVITPVIRAKLSKLVSKSEQGALFSALACVNGLAMLMASSIFNSLYPATLNFMKGFPFLLGAGLLFIPAILIGILEKTNHCPEFQQFPQSP; this comes from the exons ATGGAGGGACGCGCGGACTCCCGCGGCGAGCCCCGCGCTTGGCTCTCTGGGTCCGTGCTGGGCCGCTGCTGCGTGGAGCCGCTCGTCTTCTTTGCCAACTTCGCCTTAGTCCTGCAGGACCCGGTCACCACGCAGTACCTGTGGCACCGCTTCAGTGCCGACCTTGGCTACAACGGCACCCGCGAGAGGGGCAGCTGCAGCAACCACACAGTGGATCCCACCGCGCAG GAAGTGGAGACTCTTACCTCCCACTGGACCCTCTACATGAACGTGGGCGGCTTCCTGGTGGGACTGTTCTCATCCACTCTGTTGGGCGCCTGGAGTGACTGTGTGGGCCGCCGTCCGCTGCTAGTGCTGGCCTCGTTTGGCCTGCTACTCAATAACCTGGTGTCCATCTTTGTGGTACACCTGCAGCTCCATGTTGGCTACTTTGTTCTGGGCCGCATCCTTTGTGCCCTCCTTGGAGATTTCAGTGGCCTCCTGGCTGCTGGCTTTGCCTCCGTGGCAGATGTCAGCTGCAGCCGCACCCGTACCATCCGAATGGCCCTGCTGGAAGCATGCATTGGGGTGGCAGGGATGCTGGCGAGCCTTGTTGGAGGTCACTGGCTCCAGGAGCAGGGATATGCCAACCCCTTCTGGCTGGCCTTGGCCTTGCTGATAACCATGACCCTCTATGCAGCATTCTGCTTTGGTGAGACCGTGAAGGAGCCAACACCTGCTCGGCTCTTCACACTCCGTCACCACCGATCCATTGTCCAGCTCTACGTGGCCCAGGCCCCAGAGAAGTCCAGGAAGCATTTAGCCCTGTACTCACTGGCCGTCTTCGTGGTGATCACTGTGCACATTGGGGCCCAGGACATCCTGACCCTCTACGAGATGAGCACACCCCTTTGCTGGGACTCTAGGCTGATCGGCTACGGTTCTGCAGCTCAGCAACTCCCATACCTCAGCAGCCTGCTGGGCCTGTGGCTTCTGCAGTACTGCCTGGATGACACCTGGGTGGCTGAGATCGGTCTGGCCTTCAACATTCTGGGGATGGTTGTCTTTGCATTCGCTACCATCACACCCCTCATGTTCACAG GGTATGGGCTCCTCTTCATGTCATTGGTTATCACACCTGTCATCCGGGCCAAGCTCTCCAAGCTGGTGAGCAAGTCAGAGCAGG GTGCTCTCTTTTCTGCTCTGGCCTGTGTGAATGGCTTGGCCATGCTGATGGCCTCCAGCATCTTCAACTCGCTCTACCCAGCCACCCTGAACTTCATGAAGGGGTTCCCCTTCCTCCTGGGAGCTGGCCTCCTCTTCATCCCGGCCATTCTGATTGG GATACTGGAAAAGACTAATCATTGCCCTGAATTCCAGCAGTTTCCCCAGAGCCCCTGA